One Burkholderia sp. WP9 genomic window, CTACTTCCTTTCGTTTGGACTCCGTTTGAGGCCATTCCTGACGCAGTGCGGCGCCGTGTGGCGACGCACAATCGAGAACAGCACCTTTTGGACTTTGCATGAACCCGTCTTTTCCCGCCGCGCCGGTCGTCGAACGCGCCGCCGAGCCCACCGAGGCGAATATCCGCGAACTGGTCTACGCCTTTTACGATCGCGTGCGCGCCGATGCGCTGCTGGGTCCGGTCTTCGACGCGCCGCTCGCGGGCCGCTGGGACGATCACCTGCCCAAGATGTGCACCTTCTGGGGCAGCCTCGTGCTGGGCGCGAAGCAATATCGCGGCAACGTGCAGCAGGCGCATCAGCCGCTCGAGGGCATCGAGCCGCAGCACTTCAGCCGCTGGCTGTATCTGTTTCTGGACACGGTGCAGTCGCGTTATCAGCCCGCCGCCGCGGTCCGCTTCATGGAACCGGCGCTGCGCATCGCGCAGAGTCTGCAGTTGAGCCGTTTCGGCTGGGATTACAAGATCCCGGAGGAACAACAAGCGCTGCTGGAACGCGTTGCGCCCAAACGTCGTCCGCACGATGTTGACGAGGCAGCTCACGCGGCGCGCCCGCCAGGTGAGCCGTTTCCGACGCGCATTGTCGGCCGGTCGCGGGACGAATGACGCAGACGCGCGCGAGGCTGCCGTTCTAAACCCGTGCAGCGGGCCGGCAGGCATCGGCCAAGCCCGAACCGTCAGGAGCGCCGGCGAGCGGCGTGAGCGGCGTCAAAACGCTTGCTGTTCACAGACTCGCGGCCCCGCTGACACCCGGATTCCACCGGCGCCTAGTCCTCGGCCCGATTATCCGATTCGATACCCCAGCGGGCGAGCGCCGCGTCGTCGGTGACACGTGCATCGACCCAGCGCTCGCCAGCCTCGGTCTTTTCTTTCTTCCAGAACGGCGCCTGGGTCTTCAGATAATCCATCACGAATTCGCAGGATGCGAAGGCATCCCCGCGATGCGCGGCCGTCGTCGCCACCAGCACGATCTGGTCGAGCGGATACAGCTTGCCGACCCGATGCACGATCAGCACCTCGATGCCCGGCCAGCGCTCACGCGCGCTGACGATGATCGCCTCCAGCGATTTTTCCGTCATGCCGGGATAGTGTTCGAGCTCCATCGTCTCGATCGCGCTGCCGTCGTTCAGATCGCGCACGGTGCCGACGAAGCAGGCGACCGCGCCGATTTTCGGATTGCGCGCGCGTAATCCGGCGACCTCGGCGGTGAGGTCGAAGTCTTCCGTCTGGACGCGAACGGGCATCTGGGCCTCCTATGCAGTTGGGAGCGGCGCGGCGGATCAGCCGCCGGTAACGGGCGGAAAAAACGCGACTTCGCAGCCCTCGGTAACGCGAGTGCCCGCGCCGGTCATGACATGGTTGCAAGCCATGCGCAGCGCGCGGCCCTCGGCCAGGGTGTCGGACCAGATGCCGCCGCGCGCGCGCAGCCAGGCGCGCACGTCGCCGACGGTTGCAATGCCGTCGGGCAGATCGACGGTTTCGTCGGCCAGATCGAGCGCTTCACGCACGCTCGCAAAATATCGAAGTTGAATCTTCATCGGGATGCCACCGGCGGCCGCCGGCCTCAGTTCAGCAGTTCGGAAAAAGGAAGGAAGCGCACCGTCTCGCCGGCGCTGATCGCGTGGTTCGGCGGATTGTCGATCAGGCCATCGCCCCAAACGGTCGAGGTCAGCACGGCCGAACTCTGATTCGGGAACAGATCGAGCCCGCCAGCCGGGTTGATACGCGCGCGCAGGAATTCGTTGCGGCGGTCGGCCTTGCTCTGCGTGAAATCCGCGCGCAGCGACAGTGCGCGCGGCGTAACCGTCTGCACGCCGGCCAGACTCAGGATGAACGGGCGCACGAACAGCAGGAAGGTCGCGAAACTGGACACCGGATTGCCCGGCAGGCCGATGAAAAAGGTTTCAGCCGCATCCGCCGCCGCCGCGGTTTCGTCACGCCGCGCGGCACGGCGCACTGCGCCGAAGGCAAGCGGCTTGCCCGGCTTCATGGCGATTTGCCACATTGCAAGACGGCCTTCTGCTTCCACAGCCGGCTTCACATGATCCTCTTCGCCCACCGACACGCCGCCGCAGGTGAGGATCAGGTCGTGTGCTTCGGCGGCTTCACGCAAGGTCGCGCGGGTCGCGTCGAGCTTATCGGCGACGATGCCGTAGTCGGTGACTTCGCAGCCGAGTTTTTCCAGCAGCCCGCGCAGCGTGAACCGGTTCGAGTTGTAGATCGCGCCGGGCTTCAGCGGTTCGCCCGGCATGGTCAGCTCGTCGCCGGTGAAGAAGACGGCTACCTTGACGCGCCGCCGCACGACGAGTTCCGCGCACCCGACCGAGGCCGCAAGCCCCAACGCCTGAGGCGTGAGCCGCGTGCCCGCCGGAAGGATGACCGAGCCACTGCGGATATCCGCGCCCTGCACCGTAATCCATTCACCGGGCTGCGGGCTGTGCAGGATCGTGACTTCAGCGCCGCTGGCTTCGGTTTGCTCCTGCATCACGATCGCGTCGGCACCGGGCGGCACGGTGGCGCCGGTAAAGATACGCGCGGCCGTGCCGGGTGTCAGGGGCTCTGGCGCGTGGCCGGCCGGAATGCGTTGTGAAACCGGCAAGCGGCCGGTGGCTTGACCGGCCAGGTCCGCGCTGCGGATCGCGTAGCCGTCCATTGAACTGGTGTTCATCGGCGGGACGTCGAGCGGCGAGGTGACGTCGGCCGCGAGAATACGGTTCAGCGCATCCAGCGTGGGGATCGACTCAGTGCCGGCAATCGGGCTCGCTGCGCTGAGCAGGGTCGCCAAGGCTTCGGCGGTGGCAAGCATCGGCGCGCGGGGCGTGGGTGTGGACATCTCTGGTCTCGAAGCCGCAGGTTAAAAGAATATTGTAGCGGTCGAAGCAGGAAGTCTGGGCTAAGGGGCGTTATGAGCGGATTTCTGGTGTTTGAGCGCTTGCCGCGGGGTTTCGCGGCAAGCGCCTTTGACATGCGGCGCATGAAGCGCGCCGACAGACTGGGCGCGCCCCAGGCGGTGTGGCGCGTCACGGCAATGGCGGCTGACTTATGCGCTGAATCATGCGCCGCCTGATGTGCCAACTTACGCGCCTACCTTCGCGACGATAAAGTCCTTCACGCGCTGCGCGTCCGCCGGCAGTACTTCGAAACGCTGCGGCAGCGATTCGAGGCCCGAGAACGCCGCGGGCCGCTCCGGTTCGCGCAGCAGCGCTTCGCGAATCGTCTCGCCGAATTTGATCGGTTGCGCCGTCTCCAGCACGATCATTGGAATGCCCGGCTGCAAATGCTCGCGCGCGACCTTCAGGCCGTCGGCGGTGTGCGTGTCGATCATCGTGTCGTAACGCTCGAACACGTCGCGGATTGTCTCCACGCGCGATTCGTGGCTGCTGCGGCCCGACACGAAACCGAACTCCTGCACGCGCGCAAAGTCGCCGCTCGCGGCGAGGTCGAAGCCGCCCTTCTCTTCGACGTCACGGAACAATTGCAGCACGCGCGCCGGATCGCGGCCAAGCAGATCGAACACGAAACGCTCGAAGTTCGAAGCCTTGGAAATATCCATGCTCGGGCTGCTGGTGTGATACGTCTCGG contains:
- a CDS encoding molybdenum cofactor biosynthesis protein MoaE, giving the protein MPVRVQTEDFDLTAEVAGLRARNPKIGAVACFVGTVRDLNDGSAIETMELEHYPGMTEKSLEAIIVSARERWPGIEVLIVHRVGKLYPLDQIVLVATTAAHRGDAFASCEFVMDYLKTQAPFWKKEKTEAGERWVDARVTDDAALARWGIESDNRAED
- the glp gene encoding gephyrin-like molybdotransferase Glp codes for the protein MLATAEALATLLSAASPIAGTESIPTLDALNRILAADVTSPLDVPPMNTSSMDGYAIRSADLAGQATGRLPVSQRIPAGHAPEPLTPGTAARIFTGATVPPGADAIVMQEQTEASGAEVTILHSPQPGEWITVQGADIRSGSVILPAGTRLTPQALGLAASVGCAELVVRRRVKVAVFFTGDELTMPGEPLKPGAIYNSNRFTLRGLLEKLGCEVTDYGIVADKLDATRATLREAAEAHDLILTCGGVSVGEEDHVKPAVEAEGRLAMWQIAMKPGKPLAFGAVRRAARRDETAAAADAAETFFIGLPGNPVSSFATFLLFVRPFILSLAGVQTVTPRALSLRADFTQSKADRRNEFLRARINPAGGLDLFPNQSSAVLTSTVWGDGLIDNPPNHAISAGETVRFLPFSELLN
- the moaD gene encoding molybdopterin converting factor subunit 1, which translates into the protein MKIQLRYFASVREALDLADETVDLPDGIATVGDVRAWLRARGGIWSDTLAEGRALRMACNHVMTGAGTRVTEGCEVAFFPPVTGG
- a CDS encoding group III truncated hemoglobin, which translates into the protein MNPSFPAAPVVERAAEPTEANIRELVYAFYDRVRADALLGPVFDAPLAGRWDDHLPKMCTFWGSLVLGAKQYRGNVQQAHQPLEGIEPQHFSRWLYLFLDTVQSRYQPAAAVRFMEPALRIAQSLQLSRFGWDYKIPEEQQALLERVAPKRRPHDVDEAAHAARPPGEPFPTRIVGRSRDE